From one Thamnophis elegans isolate rThaEle1 chromosome 9, rThaEle1.pri, whole genome shotgun sequence genomic stretch:
- the TRMT10A gene encoding LOW QUALITY PROTEIN: tRNA methyltransferase 10 homolog A (The sequence of the model RefSeq protein was modified relative to this genomic sequence to represent the inferred CDS: deleted 1 base in 1 codon), with amino-acid sequence MSSRMPPENFKTTTITDTEEKVKCNVDEVEIKELPLEKMENIETMSKRQRKKLIKQKQWEEQRVLRKQKRKEKRLKRKMERQSQLESNSEGSVRKRMRRDIVPSPLRLIIDCSFDNLMELKDVKKLHKQIQRCYAENRKALHPVQFYLTSHGGQLKDNMNETDKGWINWKDIQIKSAHYSEFVKKEDLVYLTSDSPDVLSELDESKAYVIGGLVDHNHHKGITYKRAKEQGIRPAQLPLGNFVKMNSRKVLAVNHVFEIILAYLEKKNWEEAFFSILPQRKGAKLLHEATEVTVASSCKQQESGITQDEISERS; translated from the exons ATGTCTTCAAGAATGCCACCAGAAAACTTTAAAACAACCACCATTACTGATACAGAGGAAAAGGTGAAATGTAACGTTGATGAGGTAGAAATTAAAGAATTGCCACTGGAAAAGATGGAGAATATTGAAACTATGtcaaaaagacaaagaaagaagctAATAAAGCAGAAACAATGGGAAGAACAAAGAGTCTTGCGCAA gcaaaaacgtaaagaaaaACGCTTGAAGAGAAAAATGGAGCGCCAGTCTCAGCTGGAATCAAACAGTGAAGGGAGTGTCAGGAAACGTATGCGTAGGGATATTGTTCCAAGTCCACTTCGGCTTATAATAGACTGCAGTTTTGACAAtttaatggaattaaag GATGTCAAGAAACTTCACAAGCAAATTCAGAGGTGTTACGCAGAAAATCGTAAAGCACTTCATCCTGTTCAG TTTTACTTGACTAGTCACGGAGGACAGCTGAAGGACAATATGAATGAAACAGACAAGGGATGGATAAATTGGAAG GATATTCAAATTAAATCAGCTCATTATAGTGAGTTCGTGAAAAAAGAAGATCTTGTTTACCTCACCTCAGATTCTCCAGATGTCTTGAGTGAATTAGATGAATCAAAAGCCTATGTTATTGGAGGCTTGGTTGATCACAATCATCACAAG GGAATTACATACAAAAGAGCAAAAGAACAAGGTATAAGGCCTGCACAGCTCCCCCTAGGAAACTTTGTGAAAATGAACAGCAGGAAAGTTCTGGCAGTCAATCATG TATTTGAAATCATCTTGGCCTATCTGGAAAAGAAGAActgggaagaagct tttttttctatcttgcCACAACGAAAAGGGGCCAAACTGCTGCATGAGGCAACTGAGGTGACTGTTGCCTCCTCATGCAAGCAGCAAGAGTCAGGAATTACTCAAGATGAAATCTCCGAAAGGAGCTAA